The following proteins are encoded in a genomic region of Candidatus Edwardsbacteria bacterium:
- a CDS encoding Ig-like domain-containing protein: MRKIGLVTLTLLLAAMPGWAVRYGVKKQIYTGASMAYPSYLVYSSVSDRMYSGNAGPGNFLAMDCSGDSSLGPVAGAVSPYPPAYDPLNNRFYYKGGNETFYAVDCATNTVDTSLGGWQGGTWTACNPDNNKIYVNDDWNGQTHVYSAADYSFNGALTNYNGFIHYYPPTNSVYVPNANPLGTKDSLGVFSGATNVLTAEIYIPGMMSNFNKAMASNPAANRLYLSLPNTDQMAIVNTSDNTLANILTVGDNPSDFALCPINKRMFFACNGSSQYSLQFMDSMDVLDSVQVGDSVSAVAYNPSDSLLYIGCWRSGYVKLVDPRLPTPMVVDSVYTVYSSHFTDIKVDQGGDVYCAMYNYDDIYVIGKIPLRIWQTVSSGMWSEYWTWDFSDDGGASWNGNAMMYTPNPATDSLIMIMAGHSVNVDIPVTIDQMVVNGVVDQNSMVTVNDGPGDDILVNTGVYQRQMGPLTINSGAALVFGPGSQYVHQMDGDTIPAASWDSLSTINITGVMSTTPAGLDQAFGNLNWDCFQQAGDHMLPGGPAFSVRNLTISTTGPGALFLTSAAKPELTVENFTLYGANAVLGSGGNRKLRVAGDFTVYDPGWLYLTDTLNPGIDTLFLYSNYFHTLAGIAGGGPDSTAIVFCGADTQSYAGAGEVLTGYIDFVVFPGSHLLIPEWEVLGQGSLGAFKLMNGAGLSYSDMFGLYPTGWDEGAIRNQGAREYGTGANYRIYSWGTGPYHAGPGLPDTVNQLIIESYGDQVYLDKDLSVMDTLKLLANNLRIDGRRLSLFGPVYQTSGNLMGDGTSQLAIMGGSTSPVSLPGQFRDVGTLSINRPATVTMTDTLLVYNRLELINGTLNNGGSKLTFQNASVIFRSGNGSLSGAGPVVFVNQVGLEYGAGTITAGAEMPASSSAIMFLAVKGFTDTLIVDRDTLNVWNNLSLSGGIRFNGKSFSSYGLIDTVGPAGELILTDTSRASFFGSMDPLYLPGITGGRLTLDNSTGGSVMRRNITCSGPLNLSLGNMVVGANTLTMGDSLTGSGLLMTDSTSSLVFQGNAVTQTMPSTVNNLSKLSWDRSSFLTITSPLALHDTLYLIQGVVDNSANLSLRTGSTIVRNSGSLLMPPVLQSDINLVYGTHGGGTLNTGNELPGTAAGLYHLAVGQGALPSDTVALAFDARVNGRLSLYQGVLDVGGHTLTLQDSIDTFTGVLSADSTSSLMVLNNPYMFRLPPNITDLDSLILASFPGLELADTVRIRSGYRQTTGRIASGQLAYGPAAALIYDNLGADTTSNFEFPVIGGPRDLTVAAGALQLHADRTIKGSLNLDGVLNTGASTITLDSLGYLWLLSGYVEGRLSKLIPVSVDTTIYYELGTASGGYSEAGIQVFNNTAPAFVTAGIKGAVHPLVNDSSACLRKTWSFSGAGLAADASLITLNYLPSDFNSGFSEAADESTMVAGRYDNGATPGWQFPNIAVRNIYGNADGGSIVLSQAGNFTDNPEFTLGRDSMSIFNPAADTTLPYIASNLPLDWASTVGLSDSVRITFSEPVRKSGVSYSFVPAPGLVDTAWSADSTTIVFNHSPFSELTSYTVRVLGVQDTAGNALTGRDSIGFMTAAAPDTIGPYLSFVQPFNGQTGVMLDEPIMIGFSEPTDSLSLRFTCTPNPGGWVQNWDSAGYNVFLMHNSFLPGASYSFRVDSVSDINSNQLRTDTTTVPNPWTFTAQPYETLSVAWTGGAYKLFSVPVKPGTNAALTNLGDDLGAYSDSTWLMFGYDAAANSFPARPDIYNGYGYWLASANNATIDIQGLQQDNYSNVGLQPGWNLIGCPFEDPVLVQAIEVIDTMQQMRTYNDTTNNMFLNDSLVRQRMWSYSDHSYDFVNNGAWDSLSAFDSASHLQPWQGYAVYALQPCTLFMMPAFKSSAKGVRLVASPKVEVSWQAEFSASSGQAADRGIRIGISPQAKAGYDRLDAEKPPLVSSDVMAYIPHDDWNQGPCRSYQYDFRPGSDHVEWPLTVKTSSDDRPAELAYNLSQTIPDGYQLYLVDRRTGKSTVISGSGKLGFSGSREFAVIYTNRSLGGLDLKPLSFDLNQTYPNPFAQSITVNYQLAAAGQVSLKVYNVAGQLVRTLTEGTALPGYYSQTWNGRDNGGRKIASGVYIMRLASGGQERTRKLVKIK; encoded by the coding sequence ATGAGAAAAATTGGTTTGGTTACATTAACGCTGCTGTTGGCCGCAATGCCCGGCTGGGCCGTCAGGTACGGGGTCAAGAAGCAGATCTACACCGGGGCCAGCATGGCCTACCCGAGCTACCTGGTCTACAGCAGCGTCAGCGACCGGATGTATTCGGGCAATGCCGGACCGGGCAATTTTTTGGCCATGGACTGCTCCGGGGACTCATCCTTGGGGCCGGTGGCGGGGGCGGTGAGCCCTTATCCCCCGGCCTACGACCCGCTGAACAACCGGTTCTACTACAAGGGTGGCAACGAGACCTTTTACGCGGTCGACTGCGCCACCAACACCGTAGACACCTCCCTGGGCGGCTGGCAGGGGGGAACCTGGACCGCCTGCAATCCCGACAACAACAAGATCTACGTCAACGATGACTGGAACGGACAGACTCACGTCTACAGCGCGGCCGACTATTCCTTCAACGGGGCGTTGACCAACTACAACGGGTTCATCCATTACTATCCGCCGACCAACAGCGTCTACGTTCCCAATGCCAATCCCCTGGGGACCAAGGATTCGCTGGGGGTCTTCAGCGGCGCCACCAATGTTCTGACGGCCGAGATATACATTCCGGGGATGATGTCCAACTTCAACAAGGCCATGGCCTCCAATCCGGCGGCCAACCGGCTCTACCTGTCCCTGCCCAACACCGACCAGATGGCCATCGTCAACACCTCGGACAACACCCTGGCCAACATCCTGACGGTGGGAGACAATCCCTCCGATTTCGCCCTGTGTCCGATCAATAAACGCATGTTCTTCGCCTGCAACGGGAGCAGCCAGTATTCCCTGCAGTTCATGGACAGCATGGACGTGCTGGACTCGGTGCAGGTGGGCGATTCAGTCAGCGCCGTGGCCTACAATCCGTCCGATTCCCTGCTTTACATCGGTTGCTGGCGCAGCGGTTATGTCAAACTGGTGGACCCCCGCCTGCCCACACCCATGGTGGTGGACAGCGTCTACACCGTATACAGTTCCCATTTCACAGACATAAAAGTGGACCAGGGCGGCGACGTTTACTGCGCCATGTACAATTACGATGACATCTACGTCATCGGCAAGATCCCGCTGCGGATCTGGCAGACGGTGTCTTCCGGGATGTGGAGCGAATACTGGACCTGGGACTTCTCCGATGACGGGGGAGCCAGTTGGAACGGCAACGCCATGATGTACACCCCCAACCCGGCCACCGACAGCCTGATCATGATAATGGCCGGCCATTCGGTCAACGTGGACATCCCGGTCACGATTGACCAGATGGTTGTCAACGGGGTGGTGGACCAGAACTCCATGGTTACGGTCAATGACGGCCCGGGGGACGATATTTTGGTGAACACCGGGGTTTACCAGCGTCAGATGGGTCCGCTGACAATCAATTCCGGTGCTGCTCTGGTCTTCGGGCCCGGCAGTCAGTACGTCCACCAGATGGACGGCGACACCATACCGGCCGCCAGCTGGGACAGCCTTTCGACTATCAACATCACCGGGGTGATGAGCACCACCCCGGCTGGCTTGGACCAGGCCTTCGGCAACCTGAACTGGGACTGCTTCCAGCAGGCCGGGGACCATATGCTTCCCGGAGGCCCGGCCTTCTCGGTGCGGAACCTTACGATCAGTACCACCGGCCCGGGCGCCCTTTTCCTGACCAGCGCCGCCAAGCCGGAGCTGACGGTGGAAAACTTTACCCTTTATGGGGCCAACGCCGTGCTTGGCTCGGGCGGCAACCGCAAGCTGAGGGTTGCCGGGGACTTCACAGTTTATGATCCCGGCTGGCTGTACCTGACCGACACCCTTAACCCGGGCATCGATACTTTATTTCTTTATAGCAATTACTTTCACACCCTGGCCGGCATCGCCGGCGGAGGGCCGGACTCCACCGCCATAGTCTTCTGCGGGGCCGATACCCAGAGTTACGCAGGGGCGGGCGAGGTGTTGACCGGCTATATAGATTTCGTTGTCTTTCCCGGATCCCACCTGTTGATCCCCGAGTGGGAGGTTCTGGGCCAGGGCAGTCTGGGAGCCTTCAAGCTAATGAACGGGGCCGGGCTATCTTACAGCGACATGTTCGGCCTGTACCCGACGGGGTGGGACGAGGGGGCGATCCGCAACCAGGGGGCCAGGGAGTACGGCACGGGAGCCAACTACCGCATCTACTCCTGGGGAACCGGGCCCTACCATGCCGGCCCGGGACTGCCGGACACCGTCAACCAGCTGATCATCGAAAGCTACGGGGACCAGGTTTATCTGGACAAGGATCTGTCGGTGATGGACACTCTGAAGCTGCTGGCCAACAACCTAAGAATTGACGGCAGGCGCCTGTCCCTGTTCGGTCCGGTCTACCAGACCTCGGGGAACCTGATGGGCGATGGAACATCCCAGCTGGCCATCATGGGCGGCAGCACCTCGCCGGTCAGCCTGCCCGGCCAGTTCCGGGACGTGGGAACGCTTTCCATCAACCGGCCGGCCACGGTTACCATGACCGACACCCTGCTGGTCTACAACCGCCTGGAGCTGATCAACGGCACCCTGAATAACGGGGGAAGTAAGCTGACCTTCCAGAACGCCTCGGTGATATTCCGCAGCGGCAACGGCAGCCTGTCCGGGGCCGGCCCGGTGGTTTTCGTAAATCAGGTGGGGTTGGAATACGGGGCGGGCACGATCACGGCCGGGGCGGAAATGCCGGCCAGTTCGTCCGCCATCATGTTCCTGGCGGTCAAGGGTTTCACCGACACCCTGATCGTGGATCGCGATACCCTCAACGTCTGGAACAACCTCTCGCTATCGGGCGGAATCCGCTTTAATGGAAAAAGCTTTTCCTCCTATGGCCTGATAGACACGGTGGGACCAGCCGGTGAGCTGATCCTCACCGATACCAGCCGGGCCAGCTTCTTCGGGTCCATGGACCCCCTTTACCTGCCGGGCATCACCGGGGGGCGTCTTACGCTTGACAACAGCACCGGCGGGAGCGTGATGCGGCGGAACATCACCTGCTCCGGGCCGCTGAACCTGAGCCTGGGAAACATGGTGGTGGGGGCCAATACGCTGACCATGGGCGACAGCTTGACCGGCAGCGGTCTGCTGATGACCGATAGCACCTCGTCGCTGGTATTCCAGGGGAATGCCGTCACCCAGACAATGCCGTCCACGGTCAACAATTTAAGCAAACTGTCATGGGACCGCTCAAGCTTTCTGACCATCACATCACCGCTGGCCCTGCATGACACCCTGTATCTGATACAGGGCGTGGTGGACAATTCCGCCAACCTAAGCCTGCGCACCGGCTCCACCATCGTCCGCAATTCCGGGAGCCTGTTGATGCCCCCGGTGCTGCAGAGCGACATCAACCTGGTCTACGGGACCCACGGAGGCGGAACGCTGAACACCGGCAACGAGCTGCCGGGGACGGCCGCCGGCCTGTATCACCTGGCCGTCGGGCAGGGCGCCCTGCCGAGCGATACGGTGGCCCTGGCCTTCGACGCCCGGGTCAATGGAAGGCTGAGCCTTTACCAGGGAGTGCTCGATGTCGGCGGCCATACCCTGACCCTGCAGGACAGCATTGACACATTCACGGGTGTCTTGTCGGCCGACAGCACCTCGTCTCTGATGGTCCTCAACAATCCCTATATGTTCCGGCTGCCGCCGAACATAACGGACCTGGACAGCCTTATCCTGGCCAGCTTCCCGGGGCTGGAGCTGGCCGACACGGTCCGTATCCGCTCCGGCTACCGGCAGACCACCGGCCGGATAGCCTCCGGCCAGCTGGCCTACGGCCCGGCCGCCGCTTTGATCTATGACAATCTTGGGGCCGACACCACCTCCAATTTCGAGTTCCCGGTCATCGGCGGACCCCGTGATTTGACAGTGGCCGCCGGGGCGCTTCAGCTGCATGCCGACAGGACGATCAAGGGGAGCCTGAACCTGGACGGGGTCCTGAACACCGGCGCCAGCACCATCACCCTAGACAGCCTGGGGTATTTGTGGCTGTTATCCGGCTACGTGGAAGGCAGGCTTTCCAAACTCATCCCCGTTTCGGTTGACACCACCATCTACTACGAGCTGGGCACCGCCTCCGGGGGGTACAGCGAAGCCGGAATCCAGGTGTTCAACAACACCGCGCCGGCCTTCGTCACCGCCGGGATCAAAGGGGCGGTCCACCCGCTGGTCAACGATTCCAGCGCCTGCCTCAGGAAGACCTGGTCCTTCTCCGGTGCCGGACTGGCGGCCGACGCCAGCCTGATCACCCTGAACTACCTGCCGTCGGATTTCAACAGCGGATTCTCCGAGGCGGCCGACGAATCCACCATGGTGGCCGGGCGCTACGACAACGGGGCCACCCCGGGCTGGCAGTTCCCGAACATCGCCGTCCGCAACATCTACGGCAATGCCGACGGCGGATCGATAGTCCTAAGCCAGGCCGGAAATTTCACCGACAACCCGGAGTTCACCCTGGGTCGGGACTCGATGTCGATCTTCAACCCGGCGGCCGATACCACCCTGCCCTACATCGCGTCTAACCTGCCGCTGGATTGGGCATCGACGGTGGGTCTCTCGGACAGCGTGCGGATCACCTTCTCCGAGCCGGTCCGGAAATCCGGGGTCAGCTACAGCTTCGTGCCGGCTCCCGGCCTGGTGGATACGGCCTGGAGCGCGGACTCCACCACAATAGTATTCAATCACAGTCCGTTTTCCGAATTGACCTCCTACACCGTCAGGGTGCTGGGGGTGCAGGATACGGCCGGCAACGCTCTGACCGGGCGGGACAGCATCGGGTTCATGACCGCAGCGGCGCCGGACACCATCGGGCCGTACCTCAGCTTCGTCCAGCCCTTCAACGGCCAGACCGGGGTGATGCTGGATGAGCCGATCATGATCGGCTTCTCCGAACCGACTGACAGCTTATCCCTGCGCTTCACCTGCACCCCCAACCCCGGCGGCTGGGTGCAGAACTGGGATTCGGCCGGGTATAATGTCTTCCTGATGCACAACAGCTTCCTGCCGGGCGCCAGTTATTCCTTCCGGGTGGATTCGGTCAGCGACATCAACAGCAACCAATTGCGGACCGACACCACTACCGTGCCCAACCCCTGGACCTTCACCGCCCAGCCCTACGAGACCCTCAGCGTGGCCTGGACCGGAGGGGCCTACAAACTGTTCTCGGTCCCGGTCAAGCCGGGGACCAATGCCGCCCTGACCAACCTGGGCGACGATCTGGGAGCCTACAGCGACAGCACCTGGCTGATGTTCGGATATGATGCCGCCGCAAATTCGTTCCCGGCCCGCCCGGACATCTACAACGGCTACGGTTACTGGCTGGCCTCGGCCAACAACGCCACCATCGATATCCAGGGCCTCCAGCAGGACAATTACTCAAACGTCGGATTGCAGCCCGGCTGGAACCTGATCGGCTGTCCGTTCGAGGACCCGGTGCTGGTGCAGGCCATCGAGGTCATCGACACCATGCAGCAGATGCGGACCTACAACGATACCACCAATAATATGTTCCTGAACGACAGCCTGGTCCGGCAGAGGATGTGGAGCTATTCCGACCACAGCTACGATTTCGTCAACAACGGGGCCTGGGACAGCCTGTCGGCCTTCGACAGCGCCAGCCACCTGCAGCCCTGGCAGGGCTATGCGGTGTATGCCTTGCAGCCCTGCACGCTGTTCATGATGCCGGCCTTCAAATCATCCGCCAAGGGGGTCCGCTTGGTGGCCTCCCCCAAGGTCGAGGTAAGCTGGCAGGCGGAATTCTCGGCCAGCAGCGGCCAGGCCGCCGACCGGGGCATCAGGATCGGGATCTCGCCCCAGGCTAAGGCCGGCTACGACCGGCTGGACGCCGAAAAACCGCCGCTGGTCAGCAGCGACGTTATGGCCTACATCCCGCATGACGACTGGAACCAGGGTCCCTGCCGGTCATACCAATACGACTTCCGCCCCGGTTCCGACCACGTCGAATGGCCGCTGACGGTCAAGACCTCATCGGATGACCGGCCGGCGGAGCTGGCCTACAACCTGTCCCAAACAATTCCCGATGGTTACCAGCTTTACCTGGTGGACCGCAGGACCGGCAAGTCCACGGTGATAAGCGGAAGCGGAAAACTGGGATTCTCCGGCAGCCGGGAGTTCGCCGTCATCTACACCAACCGGAGCCTGGGCGGTCTGGACCTGAAACCCCTGAGCTTTGACCTCAACCAGACCTATCCCAACCCCTTCGCCCAGAGCATCACCGTCAACTACCAGCTGGCGGCCGCCGGGCAGGTCAGCCTGAAGGTCTACAATGTGGCCGGACAGCTGGTCAGGACCCTGACCGAGGGAACCGCCCTGCCGGGCTATTACAGCCAGACCTGGAACGGCCGGGACAACGGCGGCCGGAAGATAGCTTCGGGCGTCTACATCATGCGCCTGGCGTCGGGCGGCCAGGAGCGGACCCGTAAATTAGTGAAGATCAAATAA
- a CDS encoding FecR family protein, with protein sequence MKKRYSSYIAILSALFVLWPLKLSQGEYRPTEARINFLKGPVNIQRVATEAWRPAFIKMSLYTGDKVRCQELAETEIILNDGSILKLRDNSLMEIELMERDKKDRAARTALKVYQGKLLGSIKKLAGKSSKFTVSTPTAVAGIRGTVFGVFVEGDSTELNVLKGEVGIQGDAGGEVLVKDKMMITVAKGDSAHNPVVMTAAKLAFMTMWAGAAIKIGSMGSAAATAWYATTPAIIGGAAAVVATSAVVIIASQNDETPAPEPGAKTIPAPPGWPNP encoded by the coding sequence ATGAAAAAAAGATATTCTTCATACATCGCAATACTTTCGGCCCTGTTCGTCCTGTGGCCGCTGAAATTATCACAGGGGGAGTACCGGCCCACCGAAGCCAGGATAAATTTTTTAAAGGGACCGGTCAACATTCAACGGGTGGCCACCGAAGCCTGGAGGCCGGCTTTTATCAAGATGTCCCTTTACACCGGCGACAAGGTCAGATGCCAGGAACTGGCCGAGACAGAGATCATCCTGAATGACGGCAGCATCCTCAAGCTTAGGGACAACAGCCTGATGGAGATCGAGCTGATGGAGCGGGACAAAAAGGACCGGGCCGCCCGAACCGCCCTGAAGGTCTACCAGGGCAAGCTCCTGGGATCGATCAAGAAACTGGCCGGCAAGAGCTCCAAGTTCACGGTGTCGACACCGACGGCGGTGGCCGGCATCCGGGGGACGGTGTTCGGGGTGTTCGTGGAGGGGGACTCCACCGAGCTGAACGTTCTTAAGGGCGAGGTTGGCATCCAGGGCGACGCCGGGGGCGAGGTGCTGGTGAAGGACAAGATGATGATCACGGTGGCCAAGGGGGACTCGGCCCACAACCCGGTGGTGATGACGGCGGCCAAGCTGGCGTTCATGACCATGTGGGCCGGAGCGGCCATCAAGATAGGGTCGATGGGGAGTGCGGCGGCCACGGCCTGGTACGCCACTACCCCGGCCATCATCGGTGGGGCGGCGGCGGTGGTGGCCACCTCGGCGGTGGTGATCATCGCCAGCCAGAACGACGAGACCCCGGCCCCGGAGCCGGGCGCCAAAACCATCCCCGCCCCGCCGGGCTGGCCCAATCCGTAA
- a CDS encoding Ig-like domain-containing protein: MKTSKVILLLAGGILFSGLVQAQYYQKSTLTTGIGPKNFAYNSDSGKVYVSNTGEATIGSIKNYSYQPCTLGYGPGQMAYNALTRKLFVATGVGFVYILDADNDTVETYLTPGMGPVNLAYNSAVNKLYANSSAYGLYIYNGSTYSQLNYFTGFEGRLYSYPGTQTYVAHGFDSLIGVIDGAGDGINDTIILGGVTSYSEMVGSPEMQKLYVTLPGRNQVGIINAATNSLITTVSVGAGPSALAYCPEHKKTYVACPGDINIWVIDSLDVASSFSLGDSITAVYYNQASRQVCFTDRNNSMLRIWDPVGDYLVKTINLPVINPAGIFADPVNGDIYLSLTGVGGPGTVAVMGYDTLAPTGAVIYNTPDIINTDTLTVFWSPGADPGGSGIVAYDVYLQPDSTEPSSYVYYPPDTSALLMLGGDSTMYHLMVVARDSAGNPLNVDYLWQDSVYVDLSYVLPVDSIPPAAPLTPLIYGTNPGFWLSSAYTTAQLIWDNPEPGIIKAFFKLGSPPGFEFDYHDSMHSSGGMADTFYLPVDTLNGDYQLYIWLADSSGNSDYNNRAAVGVRRDLDPPLNTMVKPFPGDTTYSTSFPVSWTGGMDALSGIASYRLNYRVDTSGSWYTVIDYHPDTLVVFPGAAPGHRYYFEAAAYDSAYNLETIFNVSEASVFVALSAADTTRPQIISTTPAQGDSLVSLGSQIYINFSEPVDTLSLRFHCAPDPGGWSLYWGFSRDYVMLGHNNLLPGTAYTITVDSLADSSGNPLAAGPAPNPWSFATKPSVTLSTAWQGGVYSLFSVPLLATDSSAVGMLGDDLGPYGSTGWRLMGYKTEVDSFVERPFITNGRGFWLASMNDAIIDAAGAVHDSFASVKIPMFPGWNLIGTPFNSPVSVASIQVVDTVWRPYSDPSSWDLVSPRIWHYTDNTPDLVNNGAWDSLSPADPAARMNPWKGYALYAAAGCSLYIQTLATKTGLPKTAHNEYRIDWQLEVSAASGRASDGGLRLGVSSQAREGYDRLDSEKPPLVSNQVKIYIPHDDWDRGPCRQYQYDFRPPADHIEWPLTAQTSDKEGALSFKLSGALPSGHKLYLADRSAGTGLEIVPDQPVGFSGTAQYSVIFTDRKLSQLNIKPLSLLMSRAAPNPFRNQMNLTYQIPRAGPVSITIYNITGQLVRTLVDQDLSPGYYSAGWDGRDDAGGSISSGVYFVRLASDGKSLTQKILKIK, translated from the coding sequence ATGAAAACGTCCAAAGTTATTTTATTGCTGGCCGGGGGCATTCTTTTTTCCGGCCTGGTCCAGGCCCAGTACTACCAGAAGAGCACGCTGACCACCGGCATTGGGCCGAAAAATTTCGCCTATAACAGCGACAGCGGGAAGGTGTATGTCTCCAACACCGGGGAGGCCACCATCGGAAGCATAAAAAATTATTCCTATCAGCCCTGCACCCTGGGCTACGGCCCCGGGCAGATGGCCTACAATGCGCTGACCAGAAAACTGTTCGTGGCCACCGGGGTGGGCTTTGTCTACATTCTCGATGCCGATAATGATACAGTGGAGACATACCTTACGCCGGGCATGGGCCCGGTGAATCTGGCCTACAACAGCGCGGTCAACAAGCTCTACGCCAATTCATCGGCCTACGGGCTGTACATCTACAACGGCAGCACCTATTCCCAGCTCAATTACTTCACCGGATTCGAGGGCCGGCTGTACTCCTACCCCGGGACCCAGACCTACGTGGCCCACGGCTTTGACAGCTTGATCGGGGTGATCGACGGGGCCGGGGACGGGATCAACGATACCATCATCCTGGGCGGGGTCACCTCCTACAGCGAGATGGTGGGCAGCCCGGAAATGCAGAAACTGTACGTCACCCTGCCGGGCCGCAACCAGGTGGGGATCATCAATGCCGCCACCAACAGCCTGATCACCACGGTCAGCGTGGGGGCCGGGCCCTCGGCCCTGGCCTACTGCCCGGAGCACAAGAAGACCTACGTGGCCTGTCCGGGGGACATTAACATCTGGGTGATCGACAGCCTGGATGTGGCCAGTTCTTTTTCACTGGGGGATTCGATCACCGCCGTCTACTACAACCAGGCCAGCAGGCAGGTATGCTTTACCGATCGGAACAATTCCATGCTAAGGATATGGGACCCCGTGGGGGACTACCTTGTCAAGACCATCAACCTCCCGGTCATCAACCCGGCCGGAATATTTGCCGATCCGGTTAACGGTGATATTTACCTTTCCCTCACCGGAGTGGGCGGGCCGGGGACGGTGGCGGTAATGGGCTACGATACGCTGGCTCCCACCGGTGCCGTCATCTACAACACCCCGGACATCATCAACACCGACACCCTGACGGTGTTCTGGAGCCCGGGGGCCGACCCAGGCGGCTCGGGCATAGTGGCCTACGATGTCTACCTTCAGCCCGATTCCACCGAACCGTCATCCTATGTCTATTATCCGCCGGACACCTCGGCCCTGCTGATGCTGGGCGGCGACAGCACCATGTACCACCTGATGGTGGTGGCCCGGGACAGCGCCGGCAATCCTCTCAACGTCGATTATCTCTGGCAGGACAGCGTCTATGTGGATCTCAGCTATGTCCTTCCGGTGGACAGCATCCCCCCGGCCGCCCCGCTGACCCCCCTGATCTACGGGACAAACCCCGGCTTCTGGCTGAGCTCCGCCTACACCACTGCCCAGCTGATCTGGGACAACCCCGAGCCCGGCATCATTAAGGCCTTCTTCAAGCTGGGCTCCCCTCCGGGCTTCGAATTCGACTACCATGATTCCATGCATTCCTCCGGCGGGATGGCCGACACCTTCTATCTTCCGGTGGACACCCTCAACGGCGACTACCAGCTGTATATCTGGCTGGCCGACAGCTCCGGCAATTCCGATTACAACAACCGGGCGGCGGTGGGAGTGCGGCGCGACCTGGACCCGCCCCTCAACACCATGGTCAAGCCGTTCCCGGGCGACACCACCTACAGCACCAGCTTTCCGGTCAGCTGGACCGGGGGGATGGACGCGTTGTCGGGCATCGCCTCCTACCGGCTGAACTACCGGGTGGACACCAGCGGCAGTTGGTACACGGTGATCGATTACCATCCCGACACCCTGGTGGTCTTCCCGGGGGCGGCCCCCGGCCACCGTTATTATTTCGAGGCGGCGGCCTATGACTCGGCCTACAACCTGGAGACGATATTCAATGTCTCCGAGGCTTCGGTATTCGTGGCCCTTAGCGCCGCCGACACCACCCGGCCCCAGATCATCTCCACCACCCCGGCCCAGGGCGACAGCCTGGTATCCCTGGGCAGCCAGATCTATATAAACTTTTCCGAGCCGGTGGATACCCTGTCGTTAAGGTTCCACTGCGCCCCCGACCCCGGCGGCTGGAGCCTTTACTGGGGCTTCAGCCGGGATTACGTGATGCTGGGCCATAATAATTTATTGCCCGGGACGGCCTACACCATCACGGTGGACTCGCTGGCCGACAGCTCGGGCAATCCGCTGGCCGCCGGTCCGGCGCCCAACCCCTGGTCTTTTGCCACCAAGCCCAGCGTTACCCTGAGCACCGCCTGGCAGGGCGGGGTTTACAGCCTGTTCTCGGTCCCGCTGCTGGCCACCGACAGCTCGGCCGTTGGGATGCTGGGCGATGATCTGGGGCCCTACGGATCCACCGGCTGGCGCCTGATGGGATATAAGACCGAAGTTGATTCTTTTGTCGAAAGGCCTTTTATAACCAACGGAAGGGGCTTCTGGCTGGCCTCCATGAACGACGCCATCATCGATGCGGCCGGGGCGGTCCACGATTCCTTTGCCTCGGTGAAGATCCCGATGTTTCCCGGCTGGAACCTGATCGGAACGCCGTTCAATTCCCCGGTGTCGGTGGCCTCCATCCAGGTGGTTGACACCGTCTGGCGGCCATACAGCGATCCTTCCTCATGGGACCTGGTCAGCCCCCGGATATGGCATTACACCGACAATACGCCGGACCTTGTCAACAACGGCGCCTGGGACAGCCTGTCTCCGGCCGACCCCGCCGCCCGGATGAACCCCTGGAAGGGCTATGCCCTGTATGCCGCGGCCGGATGCTCGCTGTACATTCAAACCCTGGCCACCAAGACCGGCCTGCCGAAGACGGCCCATAACGAATACCGGATTGACTGGCAGTTGGAGGTTAGCGCCGCCAGCGGCCGGGCCTCCGATGGGGGCCTCCGGCTGGGGGTGTCATCCCAGGCCAGAGAGGGCTACGACCGGCTGGACTCCGAGAAGCCGCCCTTGGTAAGCAACCAGGTCAAGATCTATATTCCCCATGATGACTGGGACCGCGGGCCCTGCCGGCAGTACCAGTACGACTTCCGCCCTCCGGCCGATCATATCGAATGGCCGCTGACGGCCCAGACCTCCGATAAAGAGGGTGCCTTGTCGTTCAAATTAAGCGGGGCGCTTCCGTCGGGCCATAAACTTTACCTGGCGGACCGCTCGGCCGGCACCGGCCTGGAGATCGTCCCCGACCAGCCGGTGGGTTTTAGCGGCACCGCGCAGTACTCCGTCATCTTTACGGATCGTAAACTTTCCCAGCTGAATATCAAGCCGCTGTCTCTGTTGATGAGCCGGGCGGCCCCCAACCCCTTCCGGAATCAAATGAACCTAACCTATCAGATCCCCCGGGCCGGACCGGTGAGCATCACGATCTACAACATCACCGGGCAGCTGGTCCGGACCCTGGTGGACCAGGACCTGAGCCCGGGCTACTATTCGGCCGGGTGGGACGGCCGGGACGACGCCGGAGGCAGCATCTCCTCTGGGGTCTACTTCGTCCGCCTGGCCTCCGACGGGAAGTCCCTGACCCAGAAGATACTTAAGATCAAATAG